A segment of the Chaetodon trifascialis isolate fChaTrf1 chromosome 2, fChaTrf1.hap1, whole genome shotgun sequence genome:
CATTCTGACTCATTCACGTTCATCCGTCTCTCTGCTTGCTCACACTGACCTCTTGTGGCAGATCACAGGCTCTACTTGCTGTTAGATATTCAGAAATATCCCACTGTGATGGTTTTGATAACACACTCACCTTATCTGATACACTCACTGCTGGACCTGACCTTATGTAAAGCATACATTTTTAGGAACATGTGTTTTGCATATTGCAAATGTTTTGTTATGTGGAAACTGtctctgtaaatgtgttttcagcaaAACATGTAACATTATACTACCATGAATCTAGTCCATCCTTATTATCATCACTAAGAATACAATATTAAGGAGTATTTTTACAGCGTGGTATTAATTTTGCTGTTAACACTGTCTAGATTGTGTTAAGGTCAGGCAGGCTACATCATtagcatattttatttattttgtattttttaactttatttaatcCCCGTTGTTTTATGATCACTGTATTATTGATTGTTGTCTGGTTTTAGTCCAGTTATTAGTCACGATGATACATATACATTTTTAAGgaatttaaattaaatgaaaaaagacataaaaacacaaacaacaatcaAATCCGAAgttatattaaataaataaacaaaaataaatcaatatgaaatagaaaaatgaaTGCTGTGATCTCATTGGCTATTTCAGGGCGACGTCAGAGTCACGCGCTTTCCCATTGGCTACCGGATGGACacttatttctgtctgtcctgaacCAGCTGTGTGAAGGTGAACCCGGCCCGTGTCTCTCTGCCCGTCGCTGAAAGCACCCTCTCcccgtttcctcctcctcctgcgccGGGATCATCTGCCTTGACTTGAGCCATGTCCATTTTCAGCGATGTCCCGCAGGCCCCTCCGGTAGCCGTCTTCAAACTGACTGCCGATTTCAGAGAGGACAGCCACCCGCAGAAGGTGAATCTGGGGGTTGGAGGTAAGAGATGGTCGCGGCCggtaatgctaatgctaaagctaaagctaagtTAGCTTGCTGGCAGTGAGACAGCCCACCAAACGCCGCTGCCACGGGCTGTGTTTGCTAGCCTTGTTTAGCTGTCTAGCTGTGAGTGCCGCCTCGGGGCGTTGTTGGTGCCATTATATCAGACATTAGCAGCTCTTTCATTTGACCTTCGCTACAAGCTAGCAGAGAAGCTAACATGCTGGAGCACATAGTAGCTTCCCTTCTGACTGCTAGCTAACTTTCTCCTGTCAGCTCCATACAAATGCTACTGCTGCCACATCTGTGATACTGGAAGAAATGGCACGTTAGGGAAAGCTGTCACGTGACTCCTCCTTCAACCGTTTACCCCAAAACTCTTCTCGATTAAAGAGACCAGAGCGTGTATGTGATGTGGTAAAATAAGTATGCAGCAGGTGTCTCACGTACTCTCTCTGGTGACTCACCTGTGTCCTTGAATGCATCATTATCTACATAATGATGACTTTGGAGATGGTTTTATCTAACATCTCGCCATTTATAATCGCGTGCAGGGACATAAAGATTGGGACTTATTGGTTTGTTAACTTCTTTATTGCAGCTTCTGGTAACTCTAGAATTTAATCCTGCTCGTTGTGTTTTGAAGCTGTCAGGTCATTGTGCACGTGTTGCAGGTGTTGCGTTTCAGGTGACTGGACCGATGCAGGGTGATGAATGCCTTTGCAGGTTAACTGATGAATCACTTTTTAGTTTTGCTGATAAGGCGTTACAGCTTGCTTGGTTATCTTTCCAGATTGAAAAAAGAGATAACAGCAAAACAATTCTTAAAAAGAAGGTCAAGATGTGCCTGtttatttagttgtttttgttgttctgtagatgataatttatctgtttattgTATGGGTTTGTTGGTAGTATGATGCCACCTATGCACTTGGACTCCTTCATCTTTACTCTCCTTACACCAAAGACTGCAATTAAAATAAGTCTTGGAATTTAATGTGTCCTCCTTGACATTTTGTGGTGAAATGTGTCATGatgtcaacaaaaacaacccAATGGGAAGAGTCCCTCGTTGAATTCATTCATCTTTGACAGTTTAATTACTTCAGAGAACTGAAGCGTTACAGTAAGCATAAAACTAGACCATATACAGTCTCATATCAGTCAGTCAAACACTGCAAAATCTGTTAACATCTGCAAACAGTAATCATCAGTACTTGTTGCTCTGCTGACCCAACTACCTCTCATACATCAGCGTTTTTGAATCTCACCACGCCGTATGATGCAACATGGACTCGGACCTTGCACATTAGCACCTCGTTGGCCAAAAGTATCAGCGTGCACCAAACCAGTTTGGCCTGGAATCAACcaacagtggagaaaaacaacCCTGAAAGCCTCGCCAGTGTgatgcagccagcagccatggCTCCATGTCTTCTGTCAGACTGAGGGACAGTACATGCTCAGTGTTTCTAGAGTTGCAAAATTCTCCTTCAAAAGGCCTTTTTGCCACCCGATCGCTGCCAAAAGCCACGGCACTTTGAGAAAGAGGTCTTATATTGTAATGTCTCCATTCTTAATCATTTTGGCGGCGCACCAAATTATTTTGACGGCCACCGAATCTCCTTTCAGGCGATCCACAGATCCAAAACCAGCAACATGCTTGTTTGACCTTTTTAAGCGTGACTGCCTTTTGATCCGTGGTGACTGTCTACAGCTGCGGTGAAGGCCTGATATGTGATACAGCTCTGTCCAGGCGCCCCATACAGTATGAGGGAGCGCGAGTTCTTAAGGAGTCAAATATGtgcaacacacccacacacatgcacgcacacttGGTTTAGTCTGGCTATCAAATGTGACCTTCATGGAGTGTATGACATTACATGCAATCAAGCAgtactgtttttctctctcactcactcactctacttccctctgtctctctttactTTATCATTTCAGACTCTGTCATTAGTTTATAGTCTGCACACTTTGAAAGGTTTGTCTTCGTCCTGCCAGCAGAGATAACAGAGAACTTTTACTGTGTCTCATGTCGAGCtccagcaaaaaaaataaataaatacacatgtgGCTACATATTGCTTTTCCCAGTGTAAAAATGTGGGTTTTATGCTCAGACATCATGGGtttattaagaaaaataaagcaccACGGGAACTAATGCCAAACCTTTTTGGTGCAAGTGCTTGAGAAAACACTTTAACCAGAAATACATAATCACATTTTGGATGACTGGGAACACCTTAAGTAGAAGATTTTGCTCTATAATTCAAGCTTTTCTGCAATGAGTTGGCACAAATAGATGCCTGTTGAGCACTGCATAAGTATAGTGTGAAATCTTCTGCTCCAGTCATCCAAAACATGATTATACGTTTCTGGTTAAAGTGTTTTCTCAGGTTTCACAAACAACGTGTTGCAGAAAAgctattttcatttgtttgatcCAGTCTGAAATGCAGCTGTGACTTTCTGCGTTGCTGACACCAGTCTCAAATCTAGAAGGCTTGATGGCTTGTTGATGAAGTGCTGTCATTGCCTTGTGTCCCCTCCAGCTTACCGTACTGATGACTGCCAGCCCTGGGTGCTGCCGGTGGTGAAGAAGGTGGAGCGGCTGATCGTGGAGGACGACAGCCTGAACCACGAGTACCTGCCCATCCTCGGCCTGCCCGAGTTCCGCTCCGCCTCCTCCAAGGTCGCCCTGGGAGACGACAGCTCCGCCATCCAGGAGAACagggtgagacacacacacacactcacacacacacacgcacacacgcaacTTTCTGAGCTCTTACttcatattatttattcatcttctTTCCatcctgctgtttcctctctcaggTGGGAGGGGtccaggctctgggtgggacAGGTGCGTTGAGGATCGGGGCAGAGTTCCTGCGGCGCTGGTACAACGGCGTCAACAACACCGCGACGCCCGTCTATGTCTCGGCGCCCACCTGGGGTGAGTAGACAGAAAGCTTCTCTGAAcattgctgctgtgtgaaacGCCTTGCAGACGGATGGCAGCAGTAAGCACCACAGTTGATGTTAAAGATCTGCTGtttgttcctcttcctcccagagAACCACAATAGCGTGTTTGCCGATGCTGGTTTCAAAGACATCCGGCCCTACCACTACTGGGATGCTGCTAAAAGGGGTCTGGACATCACCGGGCTCCTGGATGACctggaggtgaggaggaaagaTTGTGACAAGTGAAATAAAACTAGAATGGGAGGAATATAAAGTGGATGTTTTGGGTGTTTATGAggctgaatggaaaaaaaaagtgacttttaagtaaaataaaaatagatgcAGATGAGGattaagctgtttttttttttttttggtctttatCCAGGAAGAAAAGGGTTAACTAGTGGATGTAACGGTCACTTGGTCATGTGACTGTTGTCTGATCCAGTTTGCCTCTTGCATTACAATGATGCAGACATCCATGATGCTTGTTACATGTTACAACTTTAAACAtccacatacagtaaatactgtATTGTGAGAAGAGTTTTCTCATGAACTAAAATGGCTTTATAATTTCAATGCTGACAATTTGATTTTTGAATTCCACTTGGAAAtgtaatatttgctaattagcatgtgTCTGAAACAACAAAGGAGGACTACTGGTTCGTTTGTCTTTGGTTAGCACTGCAAGGGTGCGTGCAGGAGTTAAGTAACTAAGGAATTAAGGAAAACTACGCATGCTcagactcttcttctctggtatTTGATGTATCGCTTGCATTCGTACGTATGGAGATATGTGACTCCTCCTTTCTCAacagaaagctccagaacacTCCATCTTTGTCCTCCATGCCTGCGCACACAACCCCACCGGCACCGACCCGACCCAGGAGGAGTGGAAGAAGATCGCAGAGGTCATGAAGGTGAGTCGGCGCCAGACATCATAAACATGTAGCGGTGCCGCTTCTGTCACACGCTGTCACTGTTTTCAGGCTCCTCCATGAATGTTTCCCATTATTATCAATCTGCTGTGACTATTTTCACATCTGATTCAAAGGGATACttacatgttttcattcatttttgccCAAATGTGTCTTTAAATCAAACTGCCTTCTCAGAGTATTGTCTCATCTCTTATCGTTCTTCttttatattttgtcttttcGTCTCTAGAGGAGgaagttgtttgttttctttgactcGGCTTACCAGGGTTTCGCCTCTGGCAGTCTGGATAAAGATGCCTGGGCCATCCGCTACTTTGTCTCAGAGGGTTTTGAGCTATTTGTGGCTCAGTCCTTCTCCAAAAACTTCGGCCTTTACAGTGAGTACACGTGATGCAGACCACATTTATGCAGTCCTGGTTTAGTGCTCTTCATGGTCCCAAAGACTTCTAAATTGTAATGCATagatgccaaaaataagttTAATCCCTAAAAGTCCACAGAGTGGGCTATAGTGGACATTATTCATAGAAACCTGACAGACTCTCATCGCAGCGtatcttttctctgctgctgttaccaGATGAGAGAGTTGGCAACCTGACCGTGGTTGCCCAGGACAACGAGAACCTGACCCGCATCCTGTCCCAGATGGAGAAGATTGTCAGGACGACTTGGTCCAACCCGCCGTCTCAGGGAGCACGCATCGTCAGCAAGACCCTCAACAGCCCCGAGCTCTTCGCTGAATGGTATGTTCCCACGGAGCTGCTGTCGACGCTCTGACATCAGCCAGTTCGCATCAGCTGTCTGCCGTGCTTTTCTTCTCTCGCTCGTCTCACCACTGACCCCGCCTCCCCCTCCACAGGAAGGGTAATGTGAAGACCATGGCAGACCGTGTCCTGTTGATGAGGGATCAGCTGAAGACCAAGCTGCAAACTCTGGGAACCCCGGGGACCTGGGACCACATCACCCAGCAAATCGGCATGTTCAGCTTCACCGGCCTGAACCGTgagtggaaaacacacacgcgtgcacacacacacgcacgcacacacacacacacacacacacacacacacacaaaccttttgAAGCATGACTCTGGTCCATTTCAagttaggttttttttttttaaagacccAATTTTAGCTCCTCAAAGGAAGTTTGTccaacttttcttttgttttttttgtttatattcatttatattcatattttttgatgctctgtctgctgactgctcatgtttcttGCCCTATTGCTGTTACCCTCTTTTAGGATCTCAGTATTTAACTTAGTGAGCACATTGTTGTTATTATAACTAGAAATTCAAAACTATAATTAAAAGACGAGCCAACTTCAGTCTTAAGGGTTATTCTTGCTGATAATACTTTGACAAAACAATTTTAAATCCAGGttcatttttagctttttccagagctttcatcCATAAACTGAACCCTGAAGCTGGAGAAGTTCTATCTTAGCTCATCGTCTTCATCAGGGAATGGAGTTTGCTTAGTTGAAAGTTCTAGAAATAGCTAGTAAGAGATTCTGGAGTGTGGACGGTTTTGTCACAAAGACCCAACGTGCAGGAGAAGGCATGAAGCGTCAGTTCCTCTTCCACGCTGTGTGACGGTCCCTGTGTTGTAATGTGCCTTGCAGCCAAACAGGTGGAGTACATGATCAAAGAGAAGCACGTGTACCTGATGGCCAGCGGTCGCATCAACATGTGCGGTCTGACCTCCAAGAACATCGACTATGTCGCTCAGTCCATCCATGACGCCGTCACCAAGGTCCAGTAAAAGTCGCCTCTGTCCACCCTCTTAGTGCCGCCTGCGCGCCACAGGAAGTATAGTCACTTGTGTGCCCTTGTACCCCTCCCCTGCTTATCCTAacctctgattggttgaacTGCAGCAGGGATTTTGCAGTTGAACCAATggtttctgattttctgttctcACGTGGAG
Coding sequences within it:
- the LOC139346537 gene encoding aspartate aminotransferase, cytoplasmic-like; amino-acid sequence: MSIFSDVPQAPPVAVFKLTADFREDSHPQKVNLGVGAYRTDDCQPWVLPVVKKVERLIVEDDSLNHEYLPILGLPEFRSASSKVALGDDSSAIQENRVGGVQALGGTGALRIGAEFLRRWYNGVNNTATPVYVSAPTWENHNSVFADAGFKDIRPYHYWDAAKRGLDITGLLDDLEKAPEHSIFVLHACAHNPTGTDPTQEEWKKIAEVMKRRKLFVFFDSAYQGFASGSLDKDAWAIRYFVSEGFELFVAQSFSKNFGLYNERVGNLTVVAQDNENLTRILSQMEKIVRTTWSNPPSQGARIVSKTLNSPELFAEWKGNVKTMADRVLLMRDQLKTKLQTLGTPGTWDHITQQIGMFSFTGLNPKQVEYMIKEKHVYLMASGRINMCGLTSKNIDYVAQSIHDAVTKVQ